One part of the Vicia villosa cultivar HV-30 ecotype Madison, WI linkage group LG6, Vvil1.0, whole genome shotgun sequence genome encodes these proteins:
- the LOC131613912 gene encoding F-box/kelch-repeat protein At3g23880-like, with translation MNLLPPNVSPSPVFLPEELVAEVLSFLPVKTLLRLRCVSKLWKSLISHPTFVRQHLNRSAGNADLTLVSSFLGLIYFKTFPLLDPITMTLPNDPYHQSNDIDGFNIVGSCNGLLCLLSFSYIGHKDMYLRFWNPATRIISEKLGYFSDHTDPYHPRNLTFGYDHSTDTYKVVCFIPNTREVRVFSLGHNAWRNIQNSPLDHYYRMNIVNLNGRVIWLEIHNDTGLGPIISLDLSTETHTRFLPPDGFDEGLLIESKLSVLNDCLCFSHDLKLTELVIWQMKEFGVEDSWTQIFKISYDILDINEIFLLLPLCLLKKNDTLILTDKFLSQFVLYNWRDDRAKSIPKSWPLNSKIYVESLVWYG, from the coding sequence ATGAATCTCCTTCCTCCCAACGTCTCACCGTCGCCGGTATTCCTCCCGGAAGAACTTGTCGCCGAAGTGCTTTCCTTTCTTCCGGTCAAAACACTCCTTCGACTGAGATGTGTCAGTAAGTTATGGAAGTCACTCATCTCTCATCCCACCTTTGTCAGACAACACCTTAATCGATCCGCCGGGAATGCGGACCTCACACTTGTATCTTCTTTTCTGGGTCTGATATATTTCAAAACTTTTCCTTTGTTGGATCCAATCACTATGACTCTTCCCAATGATCCTTACCATCAATCGAATGATATTGACGGCTTCAATATTGTTGGTTCCTGCAATGGTTTGCTCTGCTTGTTAAGTTTCTCTTACATTGGGCATAAAGATATGTATCTTCGTTTTTGGAATCCTGCCACGAGAATAATATCAGAAAAATTAGGGTATTTTAGTGATCATACGGACCCATACCATCCTCGTAATTTGACATTTGGTTATGATCATTCAACTGATACTTATAAGGTTGTCTGTTTCATTCCAAATACAAGAGAGGTTAGAGTTTTTAGTCTTGGCCATAATGCTTGGAGAAATATTCAAAATTCTCCTTTGGATCATTATTATAGGATGAATATTGTTAATTTGAATGGTAGAGTTATTTGGTTGGAAATTCATAATGACACTGGTTTAGGGCCAATTATATCACTTGATTTGAGCACAGAGACACATACTCGGTTTCTACCACCTGACGGTTTTGACGAAGGACTACTTATTGAATCAAAACTAAGTGTGTTAAATGATTGTCTTTGTTTTTCCCATGATCTCAAACTAACTGAGTTAGTTATATGGCAAATGAAAGAGTTTGGAGTTGAAGACTCTTGGACTCAAATCTTTAAAATTAGTTATGATATTTTAGATATAAATGAAATTTTTCTGTTGTTGCCGTTATGCCTTTTGAAGAAGAATGATACACTAATATTGACAGACAAATTTCTAAGTCAGTTTGTTCTCTATAATTGGAGAGATGATAGAGCAAAAAGCATCCCTAAATCTTGGCCGTTGAATTCCAAGATttatgttgaaagtttggtttggTATGGTTGA